Part of the Brassica napus cultivar Da-Ae unplaced genomic scaffold, Da-Ae ScsIHWf_20;HRSCAF=42, whole genome shotgun sequence genome is shown below.
ttctttctattgtCTTCTAATACCTCTTCTTCCTCCATCCTACTTATTATCCAAAATTACAgtcataaataaaattttaagtaacCGAAAATAATAAAACCTATAGAAAGGCTAAGCGAGATTATtgtcaatataaaaaaaaccaaaattaatatatactaatatagatatctatgttattatattattttaaaataattatattgaataaatttaatctaaatattcattaagggtagaatagatattaaccgctctaacttttaacttGAGAgttcgattccaaaaatttacttcgcaaataatagtatagattatataattaataattttatttaattaatatttagttattgaatttatgtttttaactttttacttaaagactttttcagataacaatacaatatatacagaagttatctttttttttaaattatattttcagattttggataattcttactattcttaataataatcaattatctaatcaaaatcaattaaaatttcgtttttattttttaatttatttatacattttattcattaagggtataaacgatattaaccactctaactttcaaCGTGAGAGCTTCATtgtaaaaatttacttcgcaaataatagtatagattatacTAATTAAACAgttgattaatttatttattgtttaattatttaatttattaagtaaattatcaatttatcatataaaatatatataatatcaataataaaattaaaatcatttatcGATTTCTTTAAGGGTATCAATGTAATAAATTATGTGAAAGTGAACGTGAATGCGACATATAAAATTTTGACTTcagaaataatattatagaaatcaCATACTGcagttataaaattaaataaaaattaataatccaaaaaataaaacaaaattgtcCCGTTCTAAAACAcagaaacatttttttcttccaaaatcaaattttagtGTACATGCTGACGACACAAACGATTGCCAACAATTTGGTTCGCAAGACaccaaaaatctaatttttcaaaaaaatatatatatataaaagcttTGTACACGTGtattaaatttaacatatttgtaaaaaaaaatcagaaactttaataacaaaatataattttatgcatGTTATAAAGGAAAAGAAATAGATATTTCCTTGAACCCAACGCATTCTTAGGTATGGACTTGAGGTTTGGAGCTAGGTTCGGTTTCATAACAAACGCAATCTTAGGCttggaatatatgttggtttagTCGAAACTGAGGATAAGaacgactctctctctctgctcttCTCAACTTCTTCTCTGCAAGAAACTCATCTCTCTCGCTTTCTTAAACCCTTTTTCACTATTTCtcacattctctctctctacaacCCTTTAACCTATTTCCTACAAAAGTTCTGGGGCTGACTCTGAAAAGCCACGTCGCTTAACTTACTGCATTCTCAAAAATGGCGATCGAAAACCACGAGAACCCAAATCAAGAAATCAAGCCTAAGAGCATAAGAAGCATGGTACGTTCAAGATCATGACATTCTTGACTCTGTTTTCCATTGTTCACTCTGTTTTTCAATGTCTACTCGCAATGCATTATCGATTCTAATATTTGGCTTCTTACTATTGATCACTGAAGTTTCTACGGGAAACCAAGAAAAGTTTTGGTCTTTCTCTAATTTCTTTTCATATtgtcaaaattttcaaatttcagtTTCTGCTGAAAATGCTCTGTTTTTGTGTATAAATAACGTGAAGGAGCCACTCAAGAGTCTCTTTAACTCCATAAAGGATATGTGGAAGCAATGGTGTTTCTGTTACTGTTAGATGAACGAGCGATCTTGTTTATCTCAGGGTGTAGGTGgaccagaggaagaagagaatcaATGGCCTCCATGGCTGAAACCATTACTGAAAGAAGAACACTTCTTTGTTCAATGCGACTCTCATGGAGACTCACCTAAAAACAAATGCAATATGTATTGTTTGGACTGCACTAATGGCTCCTTTTGCCCTCTCTGTCTTGAACATCACAAGGATCATCGTACCATCCAGGTgcgctatatatatatattgcatttGGAAGAAACTTATATTGAATGTTACAGATAAGGAGATTGTCGTATCACAATGTTATAAGGGTCAACGAGATTCAGATGCATTTAGATATCTTGAGCGTTCAGACGTATGTGATCGACGGCGCAAAGGTTGTGTTTTTGAATGAAAGGCCTCAGCTTGAGCGCGTTAGAGGAGTTAGAGTTACTAATGCCTGCGATGTCTGTTCTCGTGGCCTTGCTGACGATTGCTTTTGCTTCTGCTCTCTTGGCTGCAAGGTACAACATTACCCAATTCATCAttcttgttctgtttttgtttttgtgataaaaagGACGAATCTTTGGTGTTAAGTTGGGTTAAAATAGCTAATTTATTAGTTGAAATCCTCTGTTTATTTACAGAGAAAAAGTATGAGACATTATAAACGTtaattttctctatgtttttgGGATATTCAATTAAAAGGTAGCAGGAACTTCTAGAAGCTTTGAGAAGGGAGGGGAGCATACAGTAATGGAATCAGAGAATTCGAGCAACATTTCAGGAGTAGAGAATAACATTCCAAATCCACAGAGTGTAAACGCATCAACAACAGAACTTCCTACTTCTACTTCTTTGAGAAAAAGACCTAGAAAGGGAATACCTTACCGATCTCCACTGCAATGAGGTTAGATCGGCAATGAAGAAGGAGGTTGTGTTACATTTCAAGGTTAATGGTTATATATTAGACATCCTCAAAAGAGTAGGTAAATAGCTCAATACAAGACACAACATAAAAGGTTTTAACTTTGTTTGATAACTAGTAACtgtaaatatatgatatattctTGTATATAATGAGGATAGACAGGGGTTAAAAGTGAGAATTAAGACAAGATACTGAGGTTTTTTACCTAGTTGGATTTTTCACAAAGTCCTTGTGTGTAAATTTGGCTTTGATGAATTATATAACAATGACATATACCTTttacattctctttttttttttatgtattgtaGAAATCCGAAGTTATGTTATGGAGATTTCACATTTGTATATATAGAATATTTCCATCCTAGATTACTTAAACTCTTGTATAAATATCTTTGTAAAGTCTTGGACAATGCCAGACACTAGGTTAAGACTCGCGCCGTGCGCgggatgaatattatatataaattatttttaaggattatatatttttttacatattataacataataaatatatattgaataattaaaatttagtaactattatgtatataattaaattgatacaaacacttaaataaattttatttatccagACAaacagtatttttttattttatatgttataaaattaagtttaaatgatattaacatagacatatagtacatttttaatattgacatctgttaaaaaatattttatactcatattatttttgatcgtttgtatttctttataacaaaaattttaaatcaatgataataataaaatatttatgggatgtttaatagctttagtaatttataattttaaaaacattcaatgcaaaccttaaaatctaaatattaagttgtcaataatttttcaaaatgtttatcaaaaattttcaaatcaaattcaaaattaaaatacttatgtattttatatggtatataatttatttaaaaaaaaaatattaatatgcatatatataatatttattaaatgagactttctatttatgtaattttgtaatcatttgtatcttgttataacataaattttaaaccatggatcacaaataTTTCACTGTaagatttttaacaactttagtcatttatatttgttttttaaaatttaaaatataacatatacgaaaaaattaaatttttattatatagttaatgtggttatttaatttattttaaaataaattaaaatgatagagaatagactgatttttatcaaatttttattattcaaaatcattaattgtcatatatactttagccatattaggtaattctgtgatttttatttaagaaagcaatgaaaaatatttatgattaatttatggttagtttaataaaaaacttattatatatttatatggaccaacatagTTTTCTTaggattctaagaatgattgtgatgatgacatgtggctacaaaaatatgttgtaatgcttctcttttaatatatagaggatatATACAAACCTTTCACGAATTCTCCTAACAATTTAATAAACCAATTTTCTAGACAGTCTAAAGAATAATTAACCAGCGTATTCTTCTCGTTGGCATACCTTATAACGCTGTGGCCACATCCATCACAAATATGCCGAGTCCTTCTATTGTTGCAAAAAGAACTTTCACCTTGTAATAGATGTGATCAAATGTGAAAGCGGGTTTCATGTAAATGATGGAATATGTAATCAATGTGGATAGTAATACAACTTTTGTTGCATGTGTAGAGCCATTTTGTTGAATCAACTTGTTTCTCACATATGTCACACCAATGTTTTATATCCACGTTTTCTCAGTAGCAAAGGAAGAAATGATGCTCATCGTGTTTGCAGCATACCTGATTAGAAAGAAAATGTAGCACATCAATAACAAATTGAATTTGCATGGTAGCACACTGTAGGTGGGATCCCTAACAATGATTCTTGTAACCTTTGCAGATGTTCGCTTTGAATCGGAGTTCCaatatggaaaaaataagggATTAAATGACTTTATGGATGAAATAatcagaaaaagaaatacagagAACATCTAGTAGATTTTGTAGGAACTTTACTTTATTACAATACCAACAAATGATATTtggaataataataaaaacataaatcaaaattactACTAAAATAAACTGATAAAGATGCAGAGATGACAaatctctcatttttttttaatatttacactCCATAGTATAGTATGACGGTTTTGTAATGCTCAGATTCGCAAGATATAATTGCACATCTACTATTCCACGTTACTCATAATATAAGCTAAAGaacatgacaaaaaaatatagaaaattaaaaaaagaaagaagattatGTCGAGATTATTGTttcttggttgtgttttttAAATGAGAGAATAGAATATAGTCAAAGATATTGTGAAGTCTTATTTCTCaatttaatttgaatattaaGGAGAGAAAGGAGTTACAAAATTTCTCATCAATTTTTGAACTGAATAAGAATATCTTTGACTTTGAATTAATATTGATCAGATATTTAAacataacccaaaaaaaaaagattattggACCGATGTCCATATACCCGAATCCACACTCAAAACTGAACCTAAGCCAGAGTCCATATCAGCTCGGCTTGGCGCGCGCATAGTTTAGTTTGGGTTCAGTCCTTTTTACAATTGTCCCAAGGTTTCTACTTCTTCGGACAACTCAACAATTCGCCATTTCCATTTTGTGTATGTCACACAACAAACATAGAACAAGCATTTCTCATTCAAACAAACTCTAATTTATCATAAAGTTGCCCGATAAAGATGCCTGAAAAAATATCGGCACATTATGTCTTAAAATTGAGTTCCAGCAGATATATATTCATTTTGAGCAACCTTTTTATGTGCGCTTGTACATGATGCCACTGAACTTTTGAAGACAATTCAACCAACTTATGTCATCACAGTCGTTTAGCGGAGAGAGATCTTGAACAAGTTTGTGATTATGCAAAACACGATCTAGGTTTATAAGGAAGATTAACACATCCCTTGTGGAGAGAAAATAACATTGTATACAAAGTAGACATCACGCGCTTAAGTGATGCACTGCACATACTCCTACCAAGTGACATTGCTTGTATACATCTGCAGCATTTTGTAATTCACGCGTCAAGTGATTTTCATGATAAAAATGTTTGATAAAATCAGATCATACTGGCGCAACACTTTCACTATCATCTCGTTTTTCGAAATCCCCTTCAAGTTCTCTCATTCAACACTCGTGAAAAAAATCGTTTTAACCAGAAAACTTGAATCTGGcgagaaaattaattttatggttttagcagaaaaaacttaattttttcagttttgatgGGAAAACTTGTTTTGTCggggaaaaaaacattttgctgTTTCAGTGAAAAAATTGGTTTGTATTATcgtaatttattaatatttatttaaatattattggtgTGAAGCAAAATCAATGAGTTAAAAACTCAAATCTATAAAGCTCCTGAGCTAATTATGTTTAACCATATTTGAGCTTTGTCTCAAAAGGAATGGTTATGACTAAAAAATTTGATACATGGTTAGGGCTAACCCTGTTAGGTTGCCCCATTTTAACATCCCTAGGGGAGGATAAACAGA
Proteins encoded:
- the LOC125600042 gene encoding protein RGF1 INDUCIBLE TRANSCRIPTION FACTOR 1-like; protein product: MAIENHENPNQEIKPKSIRSMGVGGPEEEENQWPPWLKPLLKEEHFFVQCDSHGDSPKNKCNMYCLDCTNGSFCPLCLEHHKDHRTIQIRRLSYHNVIRVNEIQMHLDILSVQTYVIDGAKVVFLNERPQLERVRGVRVTNACDVCSRGLADDCFCFCSLGCKVAGTSRSFEKGGEHTVMESENSSNISGVENNIPNPQSVNASTTELPTSTSLRKRPRKGIPYRSPLQ